In Amphiura filiformis chromosome 1, Afil_fr2py, whole genome shotgun sequence, the following are encoded in one genomic region:
- the LOC140154814 gene encoding aquaporin-8-like, whose amino-acid sequence MSHTPAPQPSTESSPRYEMARNVEKIDFDDDDEYDDKEVTFFEEFIQSTIAEFFGTFFYVFIACLVVTSGNLYSMAFAEGLAIACLCSAFINISGGMFNPALTWAVCLSGGINPLVGVIYFAVQTIAAMAGSGFCKGVLYQYDYQDINGGSTQWRGVVPLDKHDINAELQVTTLGAIITETMVCIFIFMVYLQSNMDSKGKNVTGPLAYGFAVTAGILIGYHASGGSFNPARSFGSSAISGFWDEAYIYWAGPFIGATFAGAFYRLVLGDSSKRLFMKD is encoded by the exons ATGTCACACACGCCGGCTCCTCAACCTTCTACGGAGTCATCTCCACGATACG AGATGGCTCGGAACGTAGAAAAGATTGATTTTGATGACGATGATGAGTATGACGACAAAGAAGTGACATTCTTCGAAGAATTCATCCAGTCAACTATTGCCGAGTTTTTCGGGACATTCTTCTATGTATTTATTGCTTGCTTAGTTGTCACATCGGGCAATCTTTATTCCATGGCGTTTGCTGAAGGTCTTGCCATCGCCTGTTTATGTTCAGCTTTTATAAACATAAG CGGCGGAATGTTCAACCCAGCCCTGACCTGGGCAGTGTGTTTGTCAGGTGGTATCAACCCATTGGTTGGAGTCATCTACTTTGCTGTACAAACTATCGCTGCGATGGCTGGATCTGGATTCTGTAAG GGAGTACTCTACCAATATGACTACCAGGACATCAATGGTGGTTCAACACAATGGAGGGGTGTCGTCCCTCTCGACAAACACGACATCAATGCTGAATTACAAGTCACCACATTAGGCGCTATCATCACAGAAACCATGGTGTGTATATTCATTTTCATGGTATATCTACAATCTAACATGGACAGCAAAGGAAAAAATGTGACCGGTCCCTTAGCGTATGGATTTGCGGTGACTGCCGGAATATTAATTGG TTACCATGCATCGGGAGGAAGTTTTAATCCAGCCCGTAGTTTTGGCTCATCGGCAATATCAGGCTTCTGGGATGAGGCTTACATCTACTGGGCAGGACCATTCATTGGCGCTACGTTTGCAGGAGCGTTTTATCG gcTCGTACTGGGGGACTCATCGAAACGACTCTTTATGAAAGATTAG
- the LOC140154795 gene encoding dual specificity mitogen-activated protein kinase kinase 4-like isoform X3 — protein sequence MAFHQPPRRPDGTGGSGQRNRPRLNFGQPTSERFNHYGNGSHGQPQQRGGPNLRLDFTRLNINDSGAGQQQQQTTTSWVSQGARRQPHQPHQPHQPQQSHPTQIRLRYQNWESIGVLSISDQQYNFTAEDLEDKGLIGQGNFGSVCKMYHKSSKTIMAVKRIRSTVDEREQKQLLMDLDVVKRSSHCQYIIKFYGALFKEGDCWICMELMDTSFDKFYKFVFDKLKQRIPEDILGKVTVATLKALNYLKDELKIIHRDVKPSNILVDREGNIKMCDFGISGQLVDSIARTQDAGCRPYMAPERIDPMASRQGYDVRSDVWSLGITLSELATGKFPFRKWNSVFEQLAQVVKGDPPRIKSTPELNFNDDFVDFVSKCLTKDEMQRPKYKKLLDHPFIIRSVTEDVDVAEYVCSILDKMAESRDLLQ from the exons ATGGTACTGGAGGCTCCGGACAACGTAACAGACCACGTCTTAATTTCGGTCAACCGACATCTGAACGGTTCAATCACTATGGTAATGGGTCACATGGGCAACCACAACAGAGGGGAGGCCCTAATCTAAGGTTAGATTTTACTAGGCTAAATATCAACGACTCAGGGGCtggtcagcagcagcagcagacgACGACATCATGGGTAAGCCAGGGAGCAAGAAGACAGCCTCACCAGCCTCACCAGCCTCACCAACCACAACAATCACATCCAACTCAAAT CAGATTGCGATATCAGAATTGGGAATCAATAGGGGTACTATCTATTTCAGACCAG CAATACAACTTCACAGCAGAAGATTTGGAAGACAAAGGTCTTATAGGTCAAGGGAACTTTGGTTCTGTATGCAAAATGTACCACAAAAGTAGCAAAACCATCATGGCAGTTAAG CGAATTAGGTCTACAGTAGATGAAAGGGAACAGAAGCAACTACTGATGGATCTTGACGTTGTCAAAAGAAGTAGTCACTGTCAATATATCATCAAATTTTATGGTGCACTTTTTAAAGAG GGCGATTGTTGGATATGTATGGAGTTGATGGATACTTCATTCGACAAATTCTACAAATTTGTCTTTGACAAATTAAAGCAAAGAATACCAGAAGACATACTGGGCAAAGTTACAGTAGCA ACATTGAAGGCATTAAACTATCTGAAAGATGAACTCAAAATCATTCACAGAG ATGTTAAACCTTCCAACATTCTAGTAGACAGAGAGGGAAATATAAAAATGTGCGACTTTGGCATCAGTGGCCAACTTGTAGACTCTATTGCAAGAACTCAGGATGCTGGCTGTCGACCTTACATGGCA CCAGAGAGAATCGACCCTATGGCTTCCAGACAGGGCTATGATGTCAGATCAGATGTATGGAGCCTTGGAATCACACTG AGTGAGTTAGCAACTGGCAAGTTCCCATTCCGTAAGTGGAACAGCGTATTTGAACAACTAGCACAAGTCGTCAAAGGAGACCCTCCAAGAATTAAAAGTACGCCAGAGCTGAACTTCAACGATGACTTTGTAGATTTTGTCAGCAAATG CCTAACAAAGGATGAGATGCAGAGACCCAAGTACAAGAAGTTATTG GACCATCCCTTCATCATCCGATCGGTGACAGAAGATGTAGATGTTGCAGAGTATGTGTGCTCAATTCTAGACAAGATGGCAGAATCCAGAGATCTCTTACAATAA
- the LOC140154795 gene encoding dual specificity mitogen-activated protein kinase kinase 4-like isoform X1, whose product MSENDFATRQHLLLNGTGGSGQRNRPRLNFGQPTSERFNHYGNGSHGQPQQRGGPNLRLDFTRLNINDSGAGQQQQQTTTSWVSQGARRQPHQPHQPHQPQQSHPTQIRLRYQNWESIGVLSISDQQYNFTAEDLEDKGLIGQGNFGSVCKMYHKSSKTIMAVKRIRSTVDEREQKQLLMDLDVVKRSSHCQYIIKFYGALFKEGDCWICMELMDTSFDKFYKFVFDKLKQRIPEDILGKVTVATLKALNYLKDELKIIHRDVKPSNILVDREGNIKMCDFGISGQLVDSIARTQDAGCRPYMAPERIDPMASRQGYDVRSDVWSLGITLSELATGKFPFRKWNSVFEQLAQVVKGDPPRIKSTPELNFNDDFVDFVSKCLTKDEMQRPKYKKLLDHPFIIRSVTEDVDVAEYVCSILDKMAESRDLLQ is encoded by the exons ATGGTACTGGAGGCTCCGGACAACGTAACAGACCACGTCTTAATTTCGGTCAACCGACATCTGAACGGTTCAATCACTATGGTAATGGGTCACATGGGCAACCACAACAGAGGGGAGGCCCTAATCTAAGGTTAGATTTTACTAGGCTAAATATCAACGACTCAGGGGCtggtcagcagcagcagcagacgACGACATCATGGGTAAGCCAGGGAGCAAGAAGACAGCCTCACCAGCCTCACCAGCCTCACCAACCACAACAATCACATCCAACTCAAAT CAGATTGCGATATCAGAATTGGGAATCAATAGGGGTACTATCTATTTCAGACCAG CAATACAACTTCACAGCAGAAGATTTGGAAGACAAAGGTCTTATAGGTCAAGGGAACTTTGGTTCTGTATGCAAAATGTACCACAAAAGTAGCAAAACCATCATGGCAGTTAAG CGAATTAGGTCTACAGTAGATGAAAGGGAACAGAAGCAACTACTGATGGATCTTGACGTTGTCAAAAGAAGTAGTCACTGTCAATATATCATCAAATTTTATGGTGCACTTTTTAAAGAG GGCGATTGTTGGATATGTATGGAGTTGATGGATACTTCATTCGACAAATTCTACAAATTTGTCTTTGACAAATTAAAGCAAAGAATACCAGAAGACATACTGGGCAAAGTTACAGTAGCA ACATTGAAGGCATTAAACTATCTGAAAGATGAACTCAAAATCATTCACAGAG ATGTTAAACCTTCCAACATTCTAGTAGACAGAGAGGGAAATATAAAAATGTGCGACTTTGGCATCAGTGGCCAACTTGTAGACTCTATTGCAAGAACTCAGGATGCTGGCTGTCGACCTTACATGGCA CCAGAGAGAATCGACCCTATGGCTTCCAGACAGGGCTATGATGTCAGATCAGATGTATGGAGCCTTGGAATCACACTG AGTGAGTTAGCAACTGGCAAGTTCCCATTCCGTAAGTGGAACAGCGTATTTGAACAACTAGCACAAGTCGTCAAAGGAGACCCTCCAAGAATTAAAAGTACGCCAGAGCTGAACTTCAACGATGACTTTGTAGATTTTGTCAGCAAATG CCTAACAAAGGATGAGATGCAGAGACCCAAGTACAAGAAGTTATTG GACCATCCCTTCATCATCCGATCGGTGACAGAAGATGTAGATGTTGCAGAGTATGTGTGCTCAATTCTAGACAAGATGGCAGAATCCAGAGATCTCTTACAATAA
- the LOC140154795 gene encoding dual specificity mitogen-activated protein kinase kinase 4-like isoform X2 codes for MSENDFATRQHLLLNGTGGSGQRNRPRLNFGQPTSERFNHYGNGSHGQPQQRGGPNLRLDFTRLNINDSGAGQQQQQTTTSWVSQGARRQPHQPHQPHQPQQSHPTQILRYQNWESIGVLSISDQQYNFTAEDLEDKGLIGQGNFGSVCKMYHKSSKTIMAVKRIRSTVDEREQKQLLMDLDVVKRSSHCQYIIKFYGALFKEGDCWICMELMDTSFDKFYKFVFDKLKQRIPEDILGKVTVATLKALNYLKDELKIIHRDVKPSNILVDREGNIKMCDFGISGQLVDSIARTQDAGCRPYMAPERIDPMASRQGYDVRSDVWSLGITLSELATGKFPFRKWNSVFEQLAQVVKGDPPRIKSTPELNFNDDFVDFVSKCLTKDEMQRPKYKKLLDHPFIIRSVTEDVDVAEYVCSILDKMAESRDLLQ; via the exons ATGGTACTGGAGGCTCCGGACAACGTAACAGACCACGTCTTAATTTCGGTCAACCGACATCTGAACGGTTCAATCACTATGGTAATGGGTCACATGGGCAACCACAACAGAGGGGAGGCCCTAATCTAAGGTTAGATTTTACTAGGCTAAATATCAACGACTCAGGGGCtggtcagcagcagcagcagacgACGACATCATGGGTAAGCCAGGGAGCAAGAAGACAGCCTCACCAGCCTCACCAGCCTCACCAACCACAACAATCACATCCAACTCAAAT ATTGCGATATCAGAATTGGGAATCAATAGGGGTACTATCTATTTCAGACCAG CAATACAACTTCACAGCAGAAGATTTGGAAGACAAAGGTCTTATAGGTCAAGGGAACTTTGGTTCTGTATGCAAAATGTACCACAAAAGTAGCAAAACCATCATGGCAGTTAAG CGAATTAGGTCTACAGTAGATGAAAGGGAACAGAAGCAACTACTGATGGATCTTGACGTTGTCAAAAGAAGTAGTCACTGTCAATATATCATCAAATTTTATGGTGCACTTTTTAAAGAG GGCGATTGTTGGATATGTATGGAGTTGATGGATACTTCATTCGACAAATTCTACAAATTTGTCTTTGACAAATTAAAGCAAAGAATACCAGAAGACATACTGGGCAAAGTTACAGTAGCA ACATTGAAGGCATTAAACTATCTGAAAGATGAACTCAAAATCATTCACAGAG ATGTTAAACCTTCCAACATTCTAGTAGACAGAGAGGGAAATATAAAAATGTGCGACTTTGGCATCAGTGGCCAACTTGTAGACTCTATTGCAAGAACTCAGGATGCTGGCTGTCGACCTTACATGGCA CCAGAGAGAATCGACCCTATGGCTTCCAGACAGGGCTATGATGTCAGATCAGATGTATGGAGCCTTGGAATCACACTG AGTGAGTTAGCAACTGGCAAGTTCCCATTCCGTAAGTGGAACAGCGTATTTGAACAACTAGCACAAGTCGTCAAAGGAGACCCTCCAAGAATTAAAAGTACGCCAGAGCTGAACTTCAACGATGACTTTGTAGATTTTGTCAGCAAATG CCTAACAAAGGATGAGATGCAGAGACCCAAGTACAAGAAGTTATTG GACCATCCCTTCATCATCCGATCGGTGACAGAAGATGTAGATGTTGCAGAGTATGTGTGCTCAATTCTAGACAAGATGGCAGAATCCAGAGATCTCTTACAATAA